GAGGAGAAGACAGGGAGGGAACGAGGGAAGGTTTCAAACAGATtgtagaggggaagaggggaaggtGTGCCAAGAGtgcaacctgtcagtctgtctgtcacagtACAGAACATCCCTGGGAGGGGAATTATACTAGGAGGATACGGCAGTATTCTGTACTTTCAGAGGTTTTTACTGTGTGTCGATCGGGAAAGTACAGTGTGGAGCTTCCTTATTTTCCTTCATTATGTTCTAGGATTGAGTGCACTAGCTCTGAGTGCTCATACGAGTGCACTCTAATGCTTGCCTGTAAAccctgtgtgagagagatgcTATTCTGATCCACtcgctcttctctccctctccaaacTAAACGCAGAAGGCGAAGCTCCGATCCTTGCAATGATTCTCCCGGAGTTGTCTGTCTGATGACCTCACTGCAGGTTTAAACTGATAAGACAAGAGGGATTGGCCCGTCTACTGGGGGTTAATATGCCTGATCATTAAAGAGAGAACTACTTGATATGGGTACGGTGGTGTGGCCTTTCTATAAAGAAGTCAacgagacacactaaacacacgcacgaatgcacacacacacacacacacacgattgatAGGGCAGAGCTGTCAAGGGGCTGACATTATCACGGTCAATGACGTGTGATTGAGTCACAAGACGTGCAATCATTGTCCTTTGTGACCGTGTCAATAGCCCCTTAGACAGATACAATTACCCTGCTGCTTCTGATCAGCCATTTACACACAGTGGGGAAGATTACACGAGCAATAGACAATTTCAGTATATTCACTCCTTAAAGTTACTCTACATGAAATGTATGGATCAGGTAGAAACTGTAGGTTGACAGGACAATCATAAATGAAACCAACTTGTATAACATTTGCCCTTGAATTAATTGGTTCATTTGTGGGTGTCTGGGAGCTATGCTAGTTAATAAATACGGCTGAAACTGTAACTCATGGTGCCAGTCATGACAAGCTTTATTAGCAGAGCAAAAGAAAAAGAAAGGAAGTACAATGTCCAAAATACATTACAAACAACTACatgtcaacccccccccccaaaaaagcaaAGAAAATAGCAATAAAAGCTATCAAATAAATattcacatcaacaacaacatattGGTCTTTCACTGTTTGAATCAAACATTTTCCGGAGACATTCTTTAAAGATGTCTTTACAAAGATTATAAAACAAGATATGTACAATCATACAACTGTTATAGGACATGCTAGGAGTCGGACTGCATCAATGTACCACACACTGACTGTACTACACAATGGCTGGCTGCATATTAACTGATATGGTCCATGAAATGATTCTGTATCCAATACCTGAGCCCCCTGTATGAGCTTGGAACTCTTAGAAAACTCAAGGAAAAAAATATTCTGTATCCAAATTCCGATCAACCCTTGAGACAGAAGCAGAATCTGGAGTTACAATGTATGTGGATCTGTCCTGTTATGTGATACGCCCTCTTCACTCCCTATCTGTGCTACGAACCAACCGAGAGACTCGGAGGAGCCAGTCTGAGTCTCGATTGGTTTCCTGTGTTGAACTGTTGCTAGGCGTTGTTGAGGAATTCCAGTGTGTGACCAACAAGGAACTAGAGCCTTTGTGCAAATCAAATCACTCCTCTAatcactgtgactgactgactgactaccacAGCTCACCACATAGGTTAACAAACGCGGTCTTCAGTCACAAAATCAAAACAAGGATTCAATTCACGCTTTAACACGAAAATGAAAACACAATAAACCCAGAAAAAAAAACGAATAAAGGAAAAATATCTTTCTTTGGACAGGGCCAGCCTGCGCATTGGTTAGTCGATTGTTCGAAGTTAGGAGGCTTCCACATAACGTACCCCGACGCAAAACGCTTCAACTAGCCAACAGTGGCTGGAGCCTAATGTCTTAGACCAGATCATCTCTTAGTGCCATTTCCTTTACTCACTCATCTCCTAACGATACTGTACAACTGATAGCAGACTCACTGGCATCCTCAAAAAGCATTATTCACCTTTAGTCTCCGATTTAAAAAATGGTTTAGTGGCACAGCAAGCCATGTCATTGGTTACCCTACATACCAGTGGCTACTGACGGGTAGAAGAAGAGAAAGGGGCAAACCCAGATGGGATGGCAGCTTCTTTTTTTTACAGCAGAAATGATGGCGGTTCAGTTTGTTTTGCCGTACTGTACATAGGCTACTGTTTGTCCATGGAGCTGTCACATGACATGTCTCCCAAACTGATCCCAAAGCTGCATTTTTTTATTGCCACTCGATCAGTTGACTTCGCGTCGCAATAACTTGGATCATTATTGCTTGATATGCTAAAGCAGAGCTAGATCAATGCCATAGtgtacacacacatttataaCCTTGGAGCCAACGATTGAAGCAAAAAAAAGGGTCATAGTTTAGCGACACATTGGACTGGACTGCCCTCCATGTTAGTGGGACTTAAGTGCTGCTCACTGGAGGTTTACTAGAGGAACAAGAGAAATAGAAGGACGAGAAGAAACATTTTAGAAGAGTAAGAGAGTAAAGGAAATCGGGTGCTACATTGGattgttgaaaatgaaataaatcaACAGCTATATTTTCAACAATCAAGATGAACCTGGGGGGATACGATGTTAAAGACTGCACATCTTTGTTGGTTATCAACAGTGTTTCTCCTAGGATTTTTTTCAGCAGCGGGTGGCAAAATTAGCGTGTGGGGGAGGAGTTAAAACTTTTCTTCACAAGATAAAAACTTTGTCACACGTTGCACATGTTCCAATTTGGACAAATCAACATGTGCCTAAATAGTAGTGATGTCACACCATCCTGGTTGCATACCGTTACTGTAACAAGTTAGAACAATGGATAGCTGATGATCAAAAAGCCAAGATACAGTACTGAAAAATATGAGATATGCACTGAAGAGTACTTCAGGACAAAGTGGACAGCAAGGTGTCCACTTGTTCTGAATTGATTTCACTTTGAGGGGGGGTGAGGAAGGATTCAACATGGAAGAAATCCTTCTCTTGATAAAGCCCTCGTGATGAAACCCAACGCGAGTGGCCAATGGCGCGGCCTCCGACCAAACATTTTGGAGTCCGTCCTCTTCGCCGCAgataaaatgttgctgttttaaagttaatttgctgcagttctacacattttgtcatggcttATGCTGTGTTCTTATGCTGTcttagtgactcaaacattataacaaaatcaagAGGGGCCTATGCCATAACATTTCTGGAATATTTGATTCTTCCTgactgtctagtttttatttagGTGACTGTTAGTTATCAAAGTTGATCTAATTACAAAATATATAGCTAcattatctgttctacatgctttATATCTGGTTTCAGGCCTAAAGCTGCTAGATGAATTTAGCTGAAACACTGATCAAAATACTAATAATGTGGTACTGAAACACTTTATTTCTCCTGTAGTAGGTCTGTAAACTGGAAATCCCATTTCCCCAGTGGATTCATCCTGACAGTTTTTAAGCAGCCTATTGTAGTTGCAAACAGACAGTCCTTTAAAGAATCATCTCAGGGGATTTTCAACATTGACCTGGTATCCATTGCAATACGCAAGTTCCCAGATCTCCTGACAGATCTACATTAAACCATGTTGTGTCTATGGCCCAGGGAAGAACAATACCCCACTCCCTGGAAGTGGTTTCCTCTTTATCAAATGATGGGAGACAACTGGATTTCTAGCACTCCAGTACATTTACTTGTTGTTTTGTTTACTTCCCTATTTTCTTTGCTTATCCCAAAGCTCCATTATCTATCTGTTCTGTACATTGCCTCTTTAGCCTGGTACTCCACTGACTGAGAGCCTAGAAGAGCGCGGATGGCTCACGCTACACAGTCTAGCCTGGcgtctgcctgtctgtcggtctgcctgtctgtctgtctgtctgtgtctctgcctccctccctccctgcctgtctgtctagacCTGCTGCTCTTATCACGGCCGAGACAATGACACTGTAATGGTCCTCTATTCTCGCTGTGGTCAAATCAAACACTCCTCTCTCAATCAGCCCTCGTTGGGCCTAAATCAAGAAGAGCCCAAAACCCATTTGGGAGACCACCGATTTGCTCACGTTGCTACACCCTATAGTTCCCACTCTGCAGTGTAGGAGGGATACAATGTTCAGTAATGTCTGATATATTTTCATGCTagatttgtttttgaaaaataggCAATACATTTTCTTGAGAGGCATTTTTTCTTCACAAAGTCATAACTTTGTCACACGTTGCACATTTTCCAATTTGGACAAATCAACATGTGCCTAAATAGTAGTGATGTCACACCATCATGGTTGCATACCGTTACTGTAACAAGTTAGAACAATGGATAGCTGATGATCAAAAAGCCAAGATACAGTACTGAAAAATATGAGATATGCACTGAAGAGTACTTCAGGACAAAGTGGACAGCAAGGTGTCCACTTGTTCTGAATTGATTTCACTTTGAGGGGGGGTGAGGAAGGATTCAACATGGAAGAAGAGCCTTCTCTTCATTAAGCCATCGttatgaaccccccctcccccccttccccGAACCAAACAGTCAGGGGTTCTGGGGAATCGGAGCAGCGTGTGGGAGGGGAGTGACACCCCCCGCCCTGGGTCTCCACTCACATGACGGAGCAGCTCTTGGTCTTCTCCTTCTTGAAGGTAGAGGAGAGCAGCTCGGAGCGGCTGGGGAGGTGGAGGAGTCTCTTCGAGAGGCGTCGGGTGGGGCTGGTCTTGGGGAGCGGCTGGAGCTTGTTGATGCAAGCAAGAGCGGCCGTCCGGAACACACTGTGGATACTCTTCTCTGAGGTGAAcgctgaacactccaggtaggccTCAGCACctagctgcttggccatggaggaACCCTGAggtaggaggtaggaggggggcagagaagagagagtgggtgAGACTTTGTTCTGTTCCATACAACAGATACAACGGCTCTATCAAGAACATCGTACCCTCCTGAAcagacccagtgtgtgtgtgtgtgtaatgtgtgtatgtgtgtgtgtgtgcgtgcgcgatcTCAGTCTCACCTGCTCATGGGTGATGGGGACCTGTTTCTGATTGGACAGCTCCATCAGGGTGCAGACGTCAGTGCGCAGGTCGGTCTTACAGCCAATTAGAAGAATGCGTGTGCTGGGGCAGAAATCTAGGATCTCTGTCTTCCACTGGAAAGACAACAGAGCAGATATTTACTCACACATAGTCATAATGAACAAGTCAGGATTAGGGTTAGGTCCAGATAGAGAGATCCTGAATTAATTCCTAATTGtaatgaatggcagtagaggcataggtgatgcatttcctgcttttacttatgcaggaaaataaCAGCAAGGCATGTGATATTTCATAAATATAAATATTGTCAACCCAAATTACTGTTGTAGAGTTATAAATATAGTTTATATGAATTTTATACCAATCTTCTGAATAAATAGCCACTAAAATAAATGTgtgttttcttggaaagctgtgagtgttatatgatacaatatcagtactgGTTTCATTTACAACGTGTCTAAGTCACATCAGCTGATTTCAGCCAGTGGAATATTGGCAGTTCATTTGGAAAATGTATGTTATCATTCCCAGAGTTGACAACTTAGCAACTTAGTCGCTATATTTACTGCattttcagacccctccagtgacTTTTATTGGTAAAAGATTCGAGCGACAAATTCAGCTACTTTCAGGCTGCCTTTGGAGAGGTTTGACAAAGAGAGTTTCTATGGTTTTGATAGCATTTTGCAACTTTTCCCACTCAATTATGCTGCAAACGAGAGCGGGAGAAGCTGTCTCTGCAACAGAAGTCACAGCAACAGCCGCACACAGGCAGAAGCACAAGGGGAGGGGGTGTTCGACAGGAGAGGGGAGGCAAaaacgctcagcaaggaaaattGGTGGGGTGTCATCACATCAACGGCAAAACGACATCTAATGACTTCTAGCGACAAATCAAGCCAATAGCGGATCTCACTGAAACATTGTTGGCAACACTGatcattcctctaaaactggctggctatagctagctaacaaacagtGCAGATAATCTTCATATTCATTGTTTTACACAATATATTATCACAGCACTGGTTGATCAACTCccttaccaaaatggctgacctttgGGGACATCATAAGAAGGTTATACCCATTCTAGTATTATAATTCTTAATTCTATAGATAGGTCTCCCAAATTACAAATGTACCTGCCTTATGAAGTACATAAACTAGCTATAAACTAGATAGCAACAATATATTGCCTCTGTTTTGAATATCAAGTTGTGAAAACCCCAATAACAGCCAGATTATTTTAGCCTGATGGCTGGAGAcatacaaaagtatttggacactatttacaccactccagtcgacgcttggcattgcacatggtgatcttaggcttgtgtgcggctgctcagccatggaaactcatttcacgAAGCTCCAAATGAACAGTTCTTGAGCTGacaaggcagtttggaactcagtagtgagtgtagCAACTGAGAACAGACTATTTGTACGTGCGCTATGCGtttcagcactcagtggtcccattctgtgagcttgtgttgcctaccacttcgtggctgagccgttgttgctcctagacttttccagttaacaataacagcacttacagttgaccggggcagctccagcagagcagaaatttgacgaactgacttgttagaaaagtggcatcctatgacagagCCATGTTTAAgcaactgagctcttcagtatggtccattctactgccaatgtttgtctatggatattGAATGCCTGTGTGCtcgtttttatacacctgtcagcaacgggtgtggctgaaatagccgaatccactcatttgaaggggtgtccacatacttttggcctaTTAGTTTATGATGTATGAGGctacattcaacaatttcaactattttattaagttacagttcatataaggaaatcagtaaattgaaataaatgagttagtccctaatctatggatttcacatgactggacaagAGCGTAGCCATGGGAGggaataggcccacccactttggAGCCAGGCCCACAcaatggggagccaggcccagccaatcaaaatgagtttttccccacaaaaggactttattacagacagaaatactcctcaatttaatcagctgtccggatagctggtctcagacgatcccgcaggtgaagaagccggatgtggaggtcctgtgctgccgtggttacacgtggtctgcggttgtgaggccggttggacgtttcGCCATATTttataaaacgacgttggaggcggcttatggtagagaaatgaacattcaattctctggcggATATTCCTGGAGTCAGCATGTCAATCTCACGCCCGCTAGAGGCGCACATGTGCGAAATATTAGTTTGGTGATCCCTTTCTGTAATACCCAAGACAGCTTTGCTTTCAAATGTCAGCATGTCGACGAAACATAAGGCCAAAAACATGACTTGAGAAAACCCGGCCTACAAGACCCATTTTTATCACCGCCCTGTCCTGAGACTGAGGGCCCTGAGACTAGCACTTTACTCGGGGGTGCAGCTTTGCCTGGTGGCGCTGAAATGAACATTCGAGGGCATCAAGCTACTACGCTCGGAGATAGTTGAAATGAAAATGGAGATAGTTGCTACGATTGAGGCCCGAATACAAGAGGTTTCTGATACTTTAAAAGTAGATTTAACTATCCTGCGAAACGAGACGGTGCCAGCTATCACATCACTCAAAAGTTGCACACCATGACGATTGCAGCACTGGAGACCTCCGCTTCCAGTGTCTCTGACCTGACTACCTCCCTGGACGCTGACGTGAAACACCTGACTGCGGATCTGAAAAAGGTACAGGAGAGCTGTGTGAGCTTAGAGGGATTTTCTCATCGCAATAACCTGAGACAGGTATTGGTCCCAGAGTCGATTTCATCTCTGGGCTGCTGAAGGATGTTCTCGCTATTGATGAGAAGCCCCTGATTGATCATGCCCACCGGTCACTGCGCCCAAAGCCCCGGGACAGTGAGAGGCCCTGTGACATTATTCTTAGAGTACACTTTTTCCATGAGAAAATGGAGATTCTCAGATAAGCCCGCAATACCACTGAGCTTTCAAGGACAGAGCTTCTCTATTTACGGCAACTACTCCCCCACTGTGTCCAGGCAGTGCGCAGCTTTCGGGCAGGCCAATCGACTACTACGGGACCATCCAGGTATGAAGTGCGGACTGCGATTCCCGGCCCATCTATGGCTTTCAAAGACTACACCTTTGATTCTCCGGAGGAGGTTATGGCTCACATTCAACGCCACATCAAGAAGTCTTGAACTTGCTCATAGATCAGCAACTGTTGCTTCCTAACTGTGGATAGTAAGTAAGTAGCCCACCTGTGGTATAACTGTGTTTAGTTATAACTGTACTATTCCTGTATAGTTCGGGGGTTGATGTGATTGAATGTTTTGGTCATCCAGTGTGCTTGCCTTAAAAGCATTCAgtcatttttatttcattttattaaGGGTTTACGTAATTTGTTTGTTTCCATGCGGTCTCGTTGACCTATTGAATTTGTTTACATATTGTCTCATTGACCCCGAAATATTTTCGGTTATTTGTTTACCGCATCCGTTTGCCTCGACCCAGTAAACAGTAAATGTTCCGAGGCTACAAGTTTTTGGGGAGTCTTCACTTCAGCGTTGAACCTTTTTAACGTCATTTATACCCACAAACGTTCAACGTTGCACAGAGGTAATTTTGTTGGCTTGACTGTACGTTGTCAAATTTTTTTGGGGTTGTTCTAATACGATTTGCTTACTTCATATTAGAGGTTTTTGGCTGAGAGCCTTGATACAttctatttattttctctctcaatACCTGTTATAAGACTGGGAATATAATTTTATATATCTACAAGTGGTGCTTTCCTAATTTCGTTTGCACAGGGGATGAACTTTTTATTTTCCTTCTCTTTTTTTGCTGCTTGATTCACTAACACAGAGCGTTACTTTGCAGGGCAGGACTATGGGTTTGGGTTTAACACCGCACTCTCAAAGACATACTGTGCAAAGAAAACATGTTCTATTTAGGGTTGTACCTCATTTGGGGAGGTATTGTCTGGGGTGGGGGGAGGTGcatgggaggaggaaggaggttgAATTGTCCAGTTCTAATGTTGTCACTCTGTCTTCCTTTTAGTttctttttccatattttttccAAATATCTTACACCGTACATTGTTACTCTGAGACAAGTTATCCTGACACTTTTGGGTATTCATTGCTTTTCCACTCTATGCTCTAATGACAGGGTTGTATAACGGGAGTGCTCAGGGTGGCCAAAATAATACCATCAAGTACATTTTGTGGAACATCAAAGTGGCTAACAACCCTGTGTCTAACAACACATTTAAAGGGTTTGAACATAAATTTAGCATTTCTACAAGAGACTCACTTGAGGACTGGTGAACACTTTAGGATTCGCAGGAACTGGGTTGGTCAACTGTTCCACTCTAACTTTTATAGTAAATCAAGAGTTGCTGCCATTTTGGTTGATAAAACTACTCCCTTTGTTGCTTCTGAGGTTATTCCTGATCCTAAGGGACGATACACCATAGTAACTGGTAAACTGTTTACTACCCCTCTTGTTTTGGCTAGTGTTTATGCTCCCAGTTGGGATGATATAAGTTTAAATTCTATCTTTTAATCTGATATACCCAATTTAGATTCCCATTCGTTGATGTTAGGGGGGACTTCAAGTGTACAATATCCCCAGTTCTTGACAAGTCATCGCAAAGATCTTCAGGCCCATCTAAATGTGTTCTACTTATTTCATATTTTCTTCAGAAATATGCAGTGCGATGCCTGGTGTTTACTACACCCTACAGATAGACAGTATTCCTTTTTTTCTTATGTTCATCAAACATACTCCCGCATTGATGACTTCTTTTTGGACAAAAAAACTTCTGCCAAACCTTCAGAGGTGTTCTTATGAGAGTATTGTTTTTTTCTGACCATTCACCATTAGTGCTTGAGCTATAGTTTCCCCAGCAACCGCCTATGTGTTATCAACAGCGTCTTAATTCCATTTTACTCTCAGATGAGTTTGTCAATTTAATTTCTTCTGAAATTACCTTATTCTTAGAATTTAATTCAACCCCAGATATGTCCTGCTCTTCCATATGGGAGTCCCTCAAAGCAAACCTACGTGGCCAAATTAGTTCTTACACAGCCACCAAAAACAAAGCTCACTCTCAGCGGCTTTGAGACCTGAGCAAAGCCATAGCTACATTGGATGAAAAGTACGCTACAGAGCCTTCCTCTGATCTATATAAAGAACGCCAGCTACTCCAATCTGAATTTGACGAGCTCTCTACCAGACAAGCTGAACAATTACTCTTACGAGCTCGATACAGATTGTATGAGCAAGGCGACAAGGCCAGTAAATTCCTTGCACACCGGATCCGTAAATCTGAGGCATCACGTTTAATCCCACAAATAAGGACCCTGTCTGACGCTACCACAGTTATACATAAAGAGATCAATTCAAACAATTTTACTCTGCGCTATAAACCTCTGAATCTCTTCAAGACCCTTTGCTGATTGATTCATTCTTCGATGTTCTGAATA
The DNA window shown above is from Salmo salar chromosome ssa13, Ssal_v3.1, whole genome shotgun sequence and carries:
- the rnd1b gene encoding rho family GTPase 1b — its product is MKERRNTQPLVVRCKLVLVGDVQCGKTAILQVLAKDCYPETYVPTVFENYTACLELEEQRVELSLWDTSGSPYYDNVRPLCYSDSDAVLLCFDISRPDIFDCGLKKWKTEILDFCPSTRILLIGCKTDLRTDVCTLMELSNQKQVPITHEQGSSMAKQLGAEAYLECSAFTSEKSIHSVFRTAALACINKLQPLPKTSPTRRLSKRLLHLPSRSELLSSTFKKEKTKSCSVM